The proteins below are encoded in one region of Aquisphaera giovannonii:
- a CDS encoding DNA integrity scanning protein DisA nucleotide-binding domain protein: MTGPLKILSRSMVRHSHAIAREVGARVIMVHADVIVEGGELQALVEDVNFRVILVSRKAGFHAPGGLEEMCSVVHIPDIAMTRAGQVKVATLVAAAESLIQAGDRILCLTGIDGSNAIDTMMVLDMGTEIELFTSMAADPLPKDVAPAVFERILTLASELGVEGREGRAVGTLFVVGDHERTLSQSHQLVFNPFHGYPEEERNILDPRLEETIKEFSAIDGAFVVRGDGVVLSAGRYLAPRGKLDEPLPQGLGTRHEAAATVTVTTSALAVCVSQSTGTVSIFKRGRLILDIQKPRGQGTDGL; encoded by the coding sequence ATGACCGGCCCCCTCAAGATCCTGTCGAGGAGCATGGTGCGGCACTCGCACGCCATCGCGCGGGAGGTCGGCGCCCGCGTGATCATGGTCCACGCGGACGTCATCGTCGAAGGTGGCGAGCTGCAGGCGCTCGTCGAGGACGTGAATTTCCGGGTGATCCTCGTCTCCCGCAAGGCGGGGTTCCACGCGCCGGGGGGCCTCGAGGAGATGTGCTCGGTCGTCCACATCCCGGACATCGCGATGACGCGGGCGGGGCAGGTCAAGGTCGCGACGCTCGTGGCGGCGGCCGAGAGCCTGATCCAGGCCGGCGACCGGATCCTCTGCCTGACGGGGATCGACGGGTCGAACGCGATCGACACGATGATGGTCCTGGACATGGGGACCGAGATCGAGCTGTTCACCTCGATGGCGGCGGACCCGCTGCCCAAGGACGTCGCCCCGGCCGTCTTCGAGCGCATCCTGACCCTCGCCAGCGAGCTCGGCGTCGAGGGTCGCGAGGGCCGGGCCGTCGGCACGCTCTTCGTCGTCGGCGACCACGAGCGGACGCTCTCGCAGAGCCATCAGCTCGTGTTCAACCCGTTCCACGGGTATCCCGAGGAGGAGCGCAACATCCTCGACCCGAGGCTGGAGGAGACCATCAAGGAGTTCTCCGCCATCGACGGCGCGTTCGTCGTCCGCGGCGACGGCGTGGTCCTCAGCGCGGGGCGCTACCTGGCGCCGCGGGGCAAGCTCGACGAGCCGCTCCCGCAGGGCCTGGGGACCCGCCACGAGGCCGCCGCCACCGTCACGGTGACGACCTCAGCCCTGGCCGTCTGCGTCTCGCAGTCCACGG